CCTTGCGGCAGGTGCACTGGCACGGCATCGCGTTCGGCGATGTCGCCGTGCGGCCGCGCGTCTGGCCGTTGTTGCAGGGCGAGCGTCAGGTGCACTTGCAGTCCACGCAGCTGCAACTGCTGTGGGTGGATGGCGCGCAACACGGCATCCGCGCGGCGCAAGGCCGGCTGCTGGTACGCCAGCCAGCGGGCATGGCGTCGATCGATCTGGCAGTGGAGCTGCAGCGGGTGGATCTGCTGTTCGATGCCACCGGCTGCGTGCAGGCAGGTGGGCGGGTCGGCCTGCAAGTGTTGGCCAGCGGCGCGGGCGAGCTGCCCGCTTTGCCGCCGTTGCGCTTGTCCGGGCAGCCGCGCTGCGTGGGCGAGACCGCCGTGCTGAGCCTGCTGCCCGACACTGCGCTGCCTGCCGGCGTACAGGCCGACACGCAGCTGCAGCTCTGGGGCGATGGTCGTTGGCAGCTGCACTCACGTGTGGATCCGGGTGAAGACGCGGTGCTGGGCGTGGGCCTGCAATTGCTGGGGTTCGCTGCCACCCCGGAGCGCAGCTTGCTGCGCATCGACCAAGGCAGGTTGCGCTGAAGGCAGCGCGACCTGCCGCGCCGCGATCCACCGCGCATCTGCACCATTTGCGTGCATGCGCAATGCCGGGCGTCTTGGCCCACTGCGACGATGGTATGTCGCATTCAAGCGCTGACAACGTTGTCAGCGACACGCTGTGCACAGTCATCGCGGCAAGCCATAGGCCACGGCAATGCAGCAGACACCCCACCGCTGCGCCCGTAGGACCAGGCAGCGACGGACGCGGACGCAACCGGCAGGCAATCACACAGTTGCGAACATCCAAGGATCGGCCTGGATTGGTCTGGTGACAGAGGATTGGTCATTGACTGGTCCTGTGACAACGATGCCCGCCATGCACTCAAATGATCCGTGTATGCACCGCAAACGGCCGTTAAAACGTCGGTGCCGCGGGGGCTCCGGTGCATGGAAGAACGCTTTCGGTAGTGACTGTTGACAGGACCTTTTAAAGACCATAAGAATCGAATCCACTGAATTGGTATATGCCAGTCAGGGCCGTTGATCAGCAATGGCAGGCGATGTCCGTCCTGGGAGGGGAGCGGCATCGGCACCCACGGGGGGCCGTACGGGGTGCTCGCAGACAACAGATCGCAGGCGGTTCCGGATGTCCGGGACTGGTGGCCTGTGCGCGTGTGGGTGGGTTGCCCAACGCCGGGATCTGTCATCGCTGATCGATCGGAATGCCAGCCGCATCGTCGTCCAGCCATTCCACCTCCAGGATCTCCCATGTCACCTGTCCCGCGTGCCCCGTTGCGTCGTTGTTCGCCGTCCTCGCTGTCCATTGCCATCGCGCTGTCGCTGCTCGCCTGTGGCGTCAACGCGCAGGCGCAGCAATCGCCGCCGGAGGCATCGGCGCAGATCTCCCAGCTCGACACCGTCAAGGTCACCAGCTCCTACCAGAAGAGCCTGATCACCGCGATGGACAACAAGCGCGACGACGTGCGCATGACCGACGGCATCTCGGCGCAGGACATCGGCAAGTTTCCTGCCGAGAACATCGCCGAAGCGATCCAGCGCATCCCCGGTGTGCAGATCTCCACCATCAACGGGCGCGGCTCCACCATCAGCGTGCGTGGCCTG
The window above is part of the Xanthomonas campestris pv. badrii genome. Proteins encoded here:
- the gspN gene encoding type II secretion system protein N: MLGVALLASLPLRLVLPREGLPFSVLDVQGPVWAGTLRQVHWHGIAFGDVAVRPRVWPLLQGERQVHLQSTQLQLLWVDGAQHGIRAAQGRLLVRQPAGMASIDLAVELQRVDLLFDATGCVQAGGRVGLQVLASGAGELPALPPLRLSGQPRCVGETAVLSLLPDTALPAGVQADTQLQLWGDGRWQLHSRVDPGEDAVLGVGLQLLGFAATPERSLLRIDQGRLR